In one window of Phyllopteryx taeniolatus isolate TA_2022b chromosome 23, UOR_Ptae_1.2, whole genome shotgun sequence DNA:
- the adam19a gene encoding disintegrin and metalloproteinase domain-containing protein 33 isoform X1, with product MYSKHRQKNGHISPAACASLLLFVALLSLNASGRASRAGLQRGRTVMARWLSQGRNKREADISSQDERPIRGEIVLSSSDLHLVLQVQHNHELLVPDFTETYYTDDGQPVTVTSRNYTDHCFYHGNVRGHPDSWVALSTCSGVRGLISLNFNNTFYLEPKVGHRHSLLPADQLELKGGDCGQGHHSALSNHISRLLRPHHLRVKRDTWGTTKYMELYIVADNTLFKRQNRDYEKIKTRIMEIANYVDKFYRALNIRVPLIGLEVWTERDQCIVTEEPNATLWSFLQWRQKLKSRKKHDNAQLLTGVIFKGTTIGMAPLEGMCSLENSGGINVDHSELSIGAAATMAHEIGHNFGMSHDHDGCCVEATADQGGCVMAAATGHPFPRVFSQCSKRDLDSYFQKGGGMCLYNMPNMKDLVGGKRCGNGFVEDGEECDCGELDECTNDCCHANNCTLKDEAQCAHGVCCQGCKLKQAGTMCRSPAGACDLPEYCTGASPYCPANVYLLDGSSCRYGWAYCYNGMCLTHQQQCLQLWGSGARPAHDVCFEDVNAAGNAFGNCGKDERGNYVKCAKSDAKCGKIQCQSAAKKPKGTNAVSIDTTIKTGGIEVKCRGTYVYSTQDGQGDLPDPGLVMTGTKCGEGKVCRDRQCQNASFSELETCISRCHDNGVCNSNGNCHCHRGWAPPFCEKPGLGGSVDSGPVQYDSEAGLVAGLLFAFLVVLPTALLLFYCYWIKTSYFHKWLAQREKNKSNKTETEKAKKNGHLNPAFHLKVVGPIGKASSHKGLSATSKEVLPLRPDPAPGGTQPVNIVRPLRPAPFTRDVKRARPPLPAAPRKSPQRLSPPKKPLPLNPMQSPLPRPSPLAPQRPLPLSPARGGSPVRVFTSKPSPSLLVMMPPAGGRKPVGRVSGVPPLRALRPVPGAKAKAASPPS from the exons TGAGCTTTTGGTTCCAGACTTCACCGAGACCTACTACACGGACGACGGCCAGCCGGTGACCGTGACCAGTCGGAATTACACC GATCACTGTTTCTATCACGGCAATGTAAGAGGACATCCGGATTCCTGGGTGGCCCTCAGCACGTGCTCAGGTGTCAG GGGCCTGATATCTTTGAATTTCAACAACACCTTCTACCTGGAGCCAAAGGTTGGCCACCGCCATTCCTTGCTGCCCGCAGACCAACTGGAATTGAAAGGCGGAGACTGCGGCCAAGGTCATCACAGTGCACTGTCCAATCACATCTCCCGCCTCCTCAGACCACATCATTTAAGG GTGAAAAGGGACACGTGGGGCACCACCAAGTACATGGAGCTGTACATTGTGGCTGACAACACGTTG TTCAAACGACAAAATAGAGACTATGAGAAAATCAAGACCAGGATCATGGAAATCGCCAATTATGTGGACAAG TTCTACAGGGCTCTGAACATCCGCGTGCCTCTGATCGGTCTGGAGGTCTGGACCGAGCGGGACCAGTGCATTGTCACAGAAGAGCCCAACGCCACCCTCTGGTCCTTCCTCCAGTGGAGACAGAAGTTGAAGTCCCGCAAGAAGCACGACAACGCCCAGTTGCTCAC CGGCGTGATCTTCAAGGGGACAACGATCGGGATGGCACCGCTGGAGGGCATGTGCAGTCTGGAGAACTCCGGAGGGATCAATGTG GACCACTCCGAGCTCTCCATCGGGGCCGCGGCCACGATGGCCCACGAGATCGGCCACAACTTCGGGATGAGTCACGACCACGACGGCTGCTGCGTGGAGGCTACGGCCGACCAGGGCGGCTGCGTCATGGCCGCCGCTACCGG GCATCCGTTCCCGAGGGTGTTCAGCCAGTGCAGCAAGCGTGACCTCGACAGCTACTTCCAGAAGGGAGGGGGCATGTGTCTCTACAATATGCCCAACATGAAGGACCTCGTGGGGGGCAAAAGGTGCGGCAACGGCTTCGTGGAGGACGGAGAAGAGTGCGACTGTGGTGAACTCGAT GAGTGCACCAATGACTGTTGCCATGCCAATAATTGCACTCTGAAGGATGAGGCTCAGTGTGCCCATGGAGTGTGCTGTCAAGGTTGTAAG TTGAAACAAGCAGGCACCATGTGCCGGAGCCCGGCCGGGGCCTGCGACCTGCCCGAGTACTGCACGGGCGCGTCGCCGTACTGCCCCGCCAATGTATACCTGCTGGACGGCTCTTCCTGCCGGTACGGATGGGCCTACTGCTATAACGGCATGTGTCTGACTCATCAACAGCAGTGCTTGCAGCTGTGGGGCTCCG GCGCCCGTCCGGCCCACGACGTCTGTTTCGAAGACGTCAACGCCGCGGGGAACGCTTTCGGGAACTGCGGGAAAGATGAGCGCGGCAACTATGTCAAGTGTGCAAAAAG tgaCGCCAAATGCGGTAAGATCCAGTGCCAGAGCGCTGCCAAAAAGCCCAAAGGCACCAACGCCGTATCGATCGATACTACCATCAAGACGGGAGGCATCGAGGTCAAGTGTCGCGGCACGTATGTCTACAGCACGCAGGACGGCCAGGGCGACCTGCCTGACCCCGGTTTGGTCATGACGGGCACCAAGTGTGGAGAGGGCAAG GTGTGCCGGGACCGCCAATGTCAAAACGCGTCTTTTAGCGAGCTGGAGACTTGCATCTCGCGCTGCCACGACAACGGG GTGTGTAACAGCAATGGAAACTGCCACTGTCATCGAGGTTGGGCGCCCCCTTTCTGCGAGAAGCCGGGACTCGGAGGCAGTGTGGACAGTGGGCCTGTGCAGTACGATA GTGAGGCGGGCTTGGTGGCGGGCCTTTTGTTCGCCTTCCTGGTGGTCCTGCCCACCGCGCTGCTGCTCTTCTACTGCTACTGGATCAAGACTTCCTACTTCCACAAGTGGCTGGCGCAGAGAGAGAAGAACAAGAGCAACAA GACGGAGACAGAGAAAGCCAAGAAGAACGGCCACCTGAATCCTGCCTTTCACCTGAAGGTTGTCGGACCAATTGGCAAAGCCAGCAGCCACAAGGGG CTTTCTGCCACCAGCAAAGAGGTTCTTCCTCTCCGACCAGACCCGGCCCCGGGTGGCACTCAGCCGGTCAACATCGTGCGGCCCCTGCGGCCCGCCCCGTTCACTCGGGACGTCAAGAGGGCCCGCCCTCCTCTCCCGGCGGCCCCCCGGAAATCCCCGCAGCGACTGAGCCCGCCCAAGAAGCCCCTGCCCCTCAACCCGATGCAATCGCCACTG ccCAGACCATCGCCCTTGGCTCCACAGAGGCCCCTACCCCTCAGTCCCGCCAGAGGAGGCTCCCCAGTCCGGGTGTTCACCTCAAAACCGTCGCCAAGCCTGCTGGTCATGATGCCCCCGGCAGGTGGACGCAAGCCCGTGGGCAGGGTCTCAGGCGTCCCCCCTCTCAGAGCACTCAG ACCGGTCCCGGGTGCCAAAGCGAAGGCGGCCTCGCCTCCATCGTGA
- the adam19a gene encoding disintegrin and metalloproteinase domain-containing protein 19 isoform X2: protein MMFKKGPVAPHEDERPIRGEIVLSSSDLHLVLQVQHNHELLVPDFTETYYTDDGQPVTVTSRNYTDHCFYHGNVRGHPDSWVALSTCSGVRGLISLNFNNTFYLEPKVGHRHSLLPADQLELKGGDCGQGHHSALSNHISRLLRPHHLRVKRDTWGTTKYMELYIVADNTLFKRQNRDYEKIKTRIMEIANYVDKFYRALNIRVPLIGLEVWTERDQCIVTEEPNATLWSFLQWRQKLKSRKKHDNAQLLTGVIFKGTTIGMAPLEGMCSLENSGGINVDHSELSIGAAATMAHEIGHNFGMSHDHDGCCVEATADQGGCVMAAATGHPFPRVFSQCSKRDLDSYFQKGGGMCLYNMPNMKDLVGGKRCGNGFVEDGEECDCGELDECTNDCCHANNCTLKDEAQCAHGVCCQGCKLKQAGTMCRSPAGACDLPEYCTGASPYCPANVYLLDGSSCRYGWAYCYNGMCLTHQQQCLQLWGSGARPAHDVCFEDVNAAGNAFGNCGKDERGNYVKCAKSDAKCGKIQCQSAAKKPKGTNAVSIDTTIKTGGIEVKCRGTYVYSTQDGQGDLPDPGLVMTGTKCGEGKVCRDRQCQNASFSELETCISRCHDNGVCNSNGNCHCHRGWAPPFCEKPGLGGSVDSGPVQYDSEAGLVAGLLFAFLVVLPTALLLFYCYWIKTSYFHKWLAQREKNKSNKTETEKAKKNGHLNPAFHLKVVGPIGKASSHKGLSATSKEVLPLRPDPAPGGTQPVNIVRPLRPAPFTRDVKRARPPLPAAPRKSPQRLSPPKKPLPLNPMQSPLPRPSPLAPQRPLPLSPARGGSPVRVFTSKPSPSLLVMMPPAGGRKPVGRVSGVPPLRALRPVPGAKAKAASPPS, encoded by the exons TGAGCTTTTGGTTCCAGACTTCACCGAGACCTACTACACGGACGACGGCCAGCCGGTGACCGTGACCAGTCGGAATTACACC GATCACTGTTTCTATCACGGCAATGTAAGAGGACATCCGGATTCCTGGGTGGCCCTCAGCACGTGCTCAGGTGTCAG GGGCCTGATATCTTTGAATTTCAACAACACCTTCTACCTGGAGCCAAAGGTTGGCCACCGCCATTCCTTGCTGCCCGCAGACCAACTGGAATTGAAAGGCGGAGACTGCGGCCAAGGTCATCACAGTGCACTGTCCAATCACATCTCCCGCCTCCTCAGACCACATCATTTAAGG GTGAAAAGGGACACGTGGGGCACCACCAAGTACATGGAGCTGTACATTGTGGCTGACAACACGTTG TTCAAACGACAAAATAGAGACTATGAGAAAATCAAGACCAGGATCATGGAAATCGCCAATTATGTGGACAAG TTCTACAGGGCTCTGAACATCCGCGTGCCTCTGATCGGTCTGGAGGTCTGGACCGAGCGGGACCAGTGCATTGTCACAGAAGAGCCCAACGCCACCCTCTGGTCCTTCCTCCAGTGGAGACAGAAGTTGAAGTCCCGCAAGAAGCACGACAACGCCCAGTTGCTCAC CGGCGTGATCTTCAAGGGGACAACGATCGGGATGGCACCGCTGGAGGGCATGTGCAGTCTGGAGAACTCCGGAGGGATCAATGTG GACCACTCCGAGCTCTCCATCGGGGCCGCGGCCACGATGGCCCACGAGATCGGCCACAACTTCGGGATGAGTCACGACCACGACGGCTGCTGCGTGGAGGCTACGGCCGACCAGGGCGGCTGCGTCATGGCCGCCGCTACCGG GCATCCGTTCCCGAGGGTGTTCAGCCAGTGCAGCAAGCGTGACCTCGACAGCTACTTCCAGAAGGGAGGGGGCATGTGTCTCTACAATATGCCCAACATGAAGGACCTCGTGGGGGGCAAAAGGTGCGGCAACGGCTTCGTGGAGGACGGAGAAGAGTGCGACTGTGGTGAACTCGAT GAGTGCACCAATGACTGTTGCCATGCCAATAATTGCACTCTGAAGGATGAGGCTCAGTGTGCCCATGGAGTGTGCTGTCAAGGTTGTAAG TTGAAACAAGCAGGCACCATGTGCCGGAGCCCGGCCGGGGCCTGCGACCTGCCCGAGTACTGCACGGGCGCGTCGCCGTACTGCCCCGCCAATGTATACCTGCTGGACGGCTCTTCCTGCCGGTACGGATGGGCCTACTGCTATAACGGCATGTGTCTGACTCATCAACAGCAGTGCTTGCAGCTGTGGGGCTCCG GCGCCCGTCCGGCCCACGACGTCTGTTTCGAAGACGTCAACGCCGCGGGGAACGCTTTCGGGAACTGCGGGAAAGATGAGCGCGGCAACTATGTCAAGTGTGCAAAAAG tgaCGCCAAATGCGGTAAGATCCAGTGCCAGAGCGCTGCCAAAAAGCCCAAAGGCACCAACGCCGTATCGATCGATACTACCATCAAGACGGGAGGCATCGAGGTCAAGTGTCGCGGCACGTATGTCTACAGCACGCAGGACGGCCAGGGCGACCTGCCTGACCCCGGTTTGGTCATGACGGGCACCAAGTGTGGAGAGGGCAAG GTGTGCCGGGACCGCCAATGTCAAAACGCGTCTTTTAGCGAGCTGGAGACTTGCATCTCGCGCTGCCACGACAACGGG GTGTGTAACAGCAATGGAAACTGCCACTGTCATCGAGGTTGGGCGCCCCCTTTCTGCGAGAAGCCGGGACTCGGAGGCAGTGTGGACAGTGGGCCTGTGCAGTACGATA GTGAGGCGGGCTTGGTGGCGGGCCTTTTGTTCGCCTTCCTGGTGGTCCTGCCCACCGCGCTGCTGCTCTTCTACTGCTACTGGATCAAGACTTCCTACTTCCACAAGTGGCTGGCGCAGAGAGAGAAGAACAAGAGCAACAA GACGGAGACAGAGAAAGCCAAGAAGAACGGCCACCTGAATCCTGCCTTTCACCTGAAGGTTGTCGGACCAATTGGCAAAGCCAGCAGCCACAAGGGG CTTTCTGCCACCAGCAAAGAGGTTCTTCCTCTCCGACCAGACCCGGCCCCGGGTGGCACTCAGCCGGTCAACATCGTGCGGCCCCTGCGGCCCGCCCCGTTCACTCGGGACGTCAAGAGGGCCCGCCCTCCTCTCCCGGCGGCCCCCCGGAAATCCCCGCAGCGACTGAGCCCGCCCAAGAAGCCCCTGCCCCTCAACCCGATGCAATCGCCACTG ccCAGACCATCGCCCTTGGCTCCACAGAGGCCCCTACCCCTCAGTCCCGCCAGAGGAGGCTCCCCAGTCCGGGTGTTCACCTCAAAACCGTCGCCAAGCCTGCTGGTCATGATGCCCCCGGCAGGTGGACGCAAGCCCGTGGGCAGGGTCTCAGGCGTCCCCCCTCTCAGAGCACTCAG ACCGGTCCCGGGTGCCAAAGCGAAGGCGGCCTCGCCTCCATCGTGA
- the rwdd gene encoding RWD domain-containing protein 4, with the protein MTANEDQEMELEALRSIYEGDECFKELSPVSFQLRIGDLQDSKAFILDIAWPETYPETGPQISLDGFFNNRIAMETKQLILSKLEEQVETNLGDAMTYTLFEWAKENQEALMENHRPVVTAVTLTSSGEATPNSTEAKKKERKEQLTKAQKRRLINRTDNKGELPRGWNWIDVIKVRTIPTFIHVILNMKCNSFFCLILFFPPLLR; encoded by the exons ATGACAGCGAATGAGGATCAAGAG ATGGAGTTGGAGGCTCTTCGCTCCATCTACGAGGGCGACGAGTGTTTTAAAGAACTTAGTCCGGTTTCCTTTCAATTACGG ATAGGAGACCTGCAGGACTCTAAAGCATTCATCTTGGACATTGCGTGGCCCGAGACGTACCCCGAGACCGGTCCCCAAATCTCCCTGGATGGCTTTTTTAACAACCGAAT CGCTATGGAAACCAAGCAGCTCATCCTGTCCAAGCTGGAGGAACAAGTGGAGACGAATCTGGGCGACGCAATGACGTACACCCTGTTCGAGTGGGCCAAGGAGAACCAAGAAGCCCTGATGGAGAACCACCGACCCGTGGTCACCGCCGTG ACTTTAACGTCCAGCGGCGAAGCGACGCCGAATTCCACAGAAGCCAAAAAGAAGGAGAGGAAGGAGCAGCTCACCAAAGCGCAGAAGAGGAGGCTCATCAATCGGACAG ATAACAAAGGGGAGCTGCCAAGAGGTTGGAACTGGATTGACGTCATTAAAGTACGTACAATTCCAACGTTCATTCATGTGATTTTAAACATGAAGtgcaattcatttttttgtctcatcttgttttttcccccgttGTTACGATGA